GATGGCCTTCAGCTCGCGCTCCGCTGCCGCGGTGTCGCCGCCTTCCATCGCGGTCAGGCCCACGTAGTAGCGGGCCATCCTGCCGCTGCGGGTGTAGGAATACTGGTCGGCCACCTTCTGGAACCCCGCGCGCGCCGCCTTGGCGCGCTCGGCCGTCGAGGCGAACGACGGGAAGTCGGGATTCTCCGGCGTCCCTGCGGGACGCAGCGGACGCTGATAGGTGCGCAGGGCACTGCCCATCTCGAAGCTGGCCTTCTGCTCGCGCCATTGCAAGAACGCCCACCCGCCCACTCCTACCACCGCCGCCACCAGCAGCGCGGTCGAGGCCACGCTGACCAGCTTGCGATGGTGTCCCGCCCAGGTGACGGTGCCTTTGGCGGCGTCGGCGAGTTTATCTTCCTTGAGCTGGTGGCGCGTGTATCCGGGCACGGGGTCCTTACTGGAAGCGAAGGGTGAGAACGGATTTCCAGTCTAGCAGCGTGATTTCGCGAGCGTCAAACCTGTACCGCGGGCCGCAGCGCGGTGGTGACGTGCAGCAGGCGGCCGCGGTCGAGCAGCAGGGTGCGATCGCAGAGGTCGCGGATCTCCTCGCGGTTCTGCGACACCAGCAGGATGGCGGCGCCACGGGAGTGCGCGGCGTGGCGGATGAGGTCGGTCATGCGCTCGGCGGATTCCGAATCCACGCTGCGCGTGGGCTCGTCGAGCAGCAGCACGCGAGGGTCGCCCAAGAGCGCGCGCGCCAGCGAGAGGCGCCGCTTCAGTCCGGTGCTCAAGGTGGAGTAGCGGTCGTCGGCGCGCTGGATGAGCCCGGCAGCGTCGAGCGCGTAATAGATGTCCGGCTTGCCCACGTGGCGCCCGCACTCCGCTCCCGCCAGTTCCAGGTTGCGGCGCAGGGTGGCGTGGCGCTGGAAGCCGCGGTCCTCGGAGAGCACGATGCCCACGTTGCGGCGCACCTCGGCGGCGTCGCACTCCACGTCGAAGTCGCAGACCTGGGCTTCGCCCGTGTCCGGGACCTCGAGTGCCGCCAGGATCCGCAGCAGCGTGGTCTTCCCCGAACCGTTGGCGCCCACGATGCCCACGATCTCGCCGAACTCGACGGTGAAGTCCACCTCGTCGAGCGCGGGGACCCAGGCGGCCGGGCCGCGCCGGCGCAGCCAGGAGAACAGTCCGGGACGCGGCGCTGCCTCCGCCGGAAAAGACTTCGAGAGTTCGCGAACTTCGATGGCAAACATGGCTGCTACCTGGGTCAGGATCCCGGCGCGGGCACTGCAGGGGAAACAGAGTCGCCGGAGACCAAAAAGTCTAGCACGCGCCTGCCCCGGAGAAACAGGGTCCGGAGGAAAAAGACAACTGAGCTGCCCTTCTTGCAGGGTCACATTCTTGCGAATGTCGTCCTGAGCCCGCCCCGAGCGGGCGAAGGACCTTGCGTTTGACTCTGTTGCGTGGTGGGTCCGCCAACAGAAGAGCCGCCATGGCCGGCGGCTGAGCGGGATCCCAAAAATGGTCAGGCGCTGTTCTCTTCCATCTGTCCCTGCTCGGCTTTTTCCTGGCAGGCGATGCAGTAGCGGGTCCAGGGCACGGCGTCCAGGCGCTTGGCGTTGATCTCCGCGCCGCAGGAAATGCACAGGCCGAACGCGCCCTCGCGGATGCGGTCGAGCGCGCCCTCCACCATCTGCAGCAACTGGCGCTCGCTGTTGCTCTGGTGGAAGAGGAACTCCTTGGTATAGGAGTTGGCGGCTTTGTCAGCGATGTCCTGGGCGACCTCCTCGTCGGCGGTGCGCCCGTCGTGCTCGGTGCGCGAGACGATGCGCCGCAGCTCCACCTGCCGCGCTTCCAGCTTCTTCTTGAATTGCTCCAGCCGCTTTTTGTCCATGGCCTCTTTGCTGCACGATTCCTGGTGCAGGCGCCCCAGAGGGCTCCGCAGGCAGAAATCGAATCCGCAATGATAAGCGCGCTTTCAAAGCAGCGTCAACCGGCGATTGGAAGTGCCCGGGCCCGAACCCTGGGATGGAACCTCGTTCGGAAATCGCACCACGGAAGCCAACTCGCGATGGAGGGCAACTCGCTGTAAGATGGGTGCATCTTGGACAAGGAAGAGACATGAGGTTTCCCGGCAAGCCGCATCTGTTCCTGGCAGGACTTTCCGTCGTTGCGATCACCAGCGCGTGCGGTGGCGGATTGTTGGGTGGCCTTCTCGGCGGCGGAGGCGGCGGAGGGAGCAATCCCGTTGCGAAGTTTGCCTATGTGACCAACCTCGCCGGCAGCAATCTTTCCACCTACAACGTGAATGCGAGTACGGGCGCGCTTTCCACCGGGACGGGCTCGCCGGTCGCGACCAGTTCCGGGCCTTCCGCAATCCTGATTTCTCCCAACGGCAAGTTCCTCTACGTAGGCGGGACCAATATCACCGCCTTCACGATCAACAGTTCCGGCACGCTGGCCACTCTCGCCGGCTCGCCCTTCGGCGCCGGCACCGACCCGGCTGGCCTGGCCATCGATCCCGGGACCAAGTTCCTGTACGTGGCCAGCTTGAGCCTGAACCAGATCAGCGCCTTCGCCGTTAATTCCACCACCGGCGTCCTGGCCGCGATGGGCGGCTCTCCGTTCCCCGCCGGGAGCGGGCCGGCAGCCGTGGCGATCGATCCCGCGGGGACATTTCTGTTTGCCGCCAACAGCGTGAGCAACGACGTCTCCGCCTACACCATCAACTCCACCACTGGCGCCCTGACTCCGGTGGCCGGTTCTCCGTTCGCGGCGGGCACCGCCCCGGTTTCTCTGACGGTGGACCGTTCGGGCAAGTTCCTCTACGTCACCAACTCCACCTCCAATGGCGTCTCGGCCTTCAGCATTGCCCCCGGCACCGGCGTGCTGACGCCGCTAGGCGGCTCTCCCTTTCCGGCAGGCACCAAACCGGTTTCCGTGGCCGCCAGCCCCATCGCCAACTTCCTCTACGTTTCCAACAGCACGGGACCGTCCACGGTCTCAGCCTACAGCTATGACGGCACCACCGGCGCGCTGACCCCGATCGCCGGCTCTCCCTTTGCGGTAGCCGCCACCACCAGCCAGGGGCTGATCGTCGATCCCACCGGGAAGTTCGTGTATGTGGCCAACAATGGCTCGGACAAGGTTGTGGGCTTCAAGATTGACACGGCGACTACGCCCGGCGCGCTGATCGCCATTCCCGGGTCTCCGTTCGCCGCGGGCAGCGGTCCCCAGCACATCGCCGTCTTGAAACTTTAGGGTGTCCCCGGACGGTAGGTGAGGTACTTTTCCATGGGGATTTCGAAGTAGAAGAGTTCGGCAACCGCTCTAATCGCGCAGGCCGTGGACTTGGTTCGCCTGCAGCCGTCCCCTAGCTGTGCCCGGTGCCGGTGCGGAGTTTGTCCGGCATGAAGTGGTAGGGAGGCCAGGGGCCGCTGATCAGCAGCTCGCAGTTTTTCAGGCGGCGCGCGGCGCCGGCGTAGCGGTTCTGGTATTTTTCCACCGACTTGTGGTCGATGAGGTGGGCGATGTCAATGAGCATCCCGCCCGTGACCACTTTCTTGCAGCTCACGTCTTCTTCCAGAGGATGAAAGAGCTTGTGCACCTGGACGGAGAGGGCGCGGGCCTTGGTCTGGCGCTCGCGATGCCGGGCCGCCTTCTCCCGCAGCTTGGTCAAGTACTCGCCGCCGGCGGTCAGGGGCAGGGGCTCCT
This Terriglobales bacterium DNA region includes the following protein-coding sequences:
- a CDS encoding tetratricopeptide repeat protein, with protein sequence MPGYTRHQLKEDKLADAAKGTVTWAGHHRKLVSVASTALLVAAVVGVGGWAFLQWREQKASFEMGSALRTYQRPLRPAGTPENPDFPSFASTAERAKAARAGFQKVADQYSYTRSGRMARYYVGLTAMEGGDTAAAERELKAIVQSGNKDLAPLAKLALASFYRSQKRDAEAIQLYRELIDNPSDSVPKATAQLELGSLYEEKQPAEASKLYQQVRIENPTGVAGEIAAARISRLGK
- a CDS encoding ABC transporter ATP-binding protein; this translates as MFAIEVRELSKSFPAEAAPRPGLFSWLRRRGPAAWVPALDEVDFTVEFGEIVGIVGANGSGKTTLLRILAALEVPDTGEAQVCDFDVECDAAEVRRNVGIVLSEDRGFQRHATLRRNLELAGAECGRHVGKPDIYYALDAAGLIQRADDRYSTLSTGLKRRLSLARALLGDPRVLLLDEPTRSVDSESAERMTDLIRHAAHSRGAAILLVSQNREEIRDLCDRTLLLDRGRLLHVTTALRPAVQV
- a CDS encoding TraR/DksA family transcriptional regulator; its protein translation is MDKKRLEQFKKKLEARQVELRRIVSRTEHDGRTADEEVAQDIADKAANSYTKEFLFHQSNSERQLLQMVEGALDRIREGAFGLCISCGAEINAKRLDAVPWTRYCIACQEKAEQGQMEENSA
- a CDS encoding beta-propeller fold lactonase family protein gives rise to the protein MRFPGKPHLFLAGLSVVAITSACGGGLLGGLLGGGGGGGSNPVAKFAYVTNLAGSNLSTYNVNASTGALSTGTGSPVATSSGPSAILISPNGKFLYVGGTNITAFTINSSGTLATLAGSPFGAGTDPAGLAIDPGTKFLYVASLSLNQISAFAVNSTTGVLAAMGGSPFPAGSGPAAVAIDPAGTFLFAANSVSNDVSAYTINSTTGALTPVAGSPFAAGTAPVSLTVDRSGKFLYVTNSTSNGVSAFSIAPGTGVLTPLGGSPFPAGTKPVSVAASPIANFLYVSNSTGPSTVSAYSYDGTTGALTPIAGSPFAVAATTSQGLIVDPTGKFVYVANNGSDKVVGFKIDTATTPGALIAIPGSPFAAGSGPQHIAVLKL